The Bradyrhizobium oligotrophicum S58 genome contains the following window.
CGCCGCGCCTCAATACACGGTTTCCTTCACTTAAGTGGCGGTCGTTACGGAAATTTCAATCTGCTCCCACGGCCTCGGGCTGTCGGAGACCGGGTGGCCGGGACGCCGTGAGCCGACGATCCTGCCGTCTACGTCGCCCCCTGGAGACCTCTCATGCCCAAAGCCTACTACAGCACCGTGTTCACGCAATCCGCAGCCGAGATCTGGCAAAACATTCGCGATTTCAACAGCTACCCAATCTGGATCGACGGTGCCGGTTTCAGCGAGATCGAGGACGGCAGATCCGGCGATGCCGTGGGGGCGGTCCGTCATGCGCGCTACCAGGACCGGCACATACGTCAACGTCTGCTGGCGCTCTCCGACGTCGAGCGGTTTCAGACCTATGAATTCTGCGGCCCCGCGTCGCTGCCGGTCCATGATTTCCAGGCGACGTTACGGGTGACGCCGATCGTCGATGGCGACCGGACTTTCGTCGAGTGGTGGGCCAACTTTGATTGCGAACCTGGCGCACGTGACGAGCTGGTTGCAACGCTTCGCGGCTGGTTCGGCGGGTGGCTGGAATCACTGCGGCGGACGGTCGCCCTTCATCATGCCGAGGCGGCGCAGGAGGTTCGCGGCTAGGAGG
Protein-coding sequences here:
- a CDS encoding SRPBCC family protein; translation: MPKAYYSTVFTQSAAEIWQNIRDFNSYPIWIDGAGFSEIEDGRSGDAVGAVRHARYQDRHIRQRLLALSDVERFQTYEFCGPASLPVHDFQATLRVTPIVDGDRTFVEWWANFDCEPGARDELVATLRGWFGGWLESLRRTVALHHAEAAQEVRG